One Glycine max cultivar Williams 82 chromosome 6, Glycine_max_v4.0, whole genome shotgun sequence DNA segment encodes these proteins:
- the LOC102670289 gene encoding egg cell-secreted protein 1.1 encodes MVESRSLSSPSSSSLAVRLKAEGESSYCWDSLWQLQACTGEIVTFFLNGKTYLGHGCCQAIRVIGHDCWPNIVASLGFTNEETDVLEGYCDEDVVHSPPPPPQSIIDPKYIVP; translated from the coding sequence ATGGTTGAATCAAGGTCACTCTCTAGCCCCTCTTCTTCAAGCCTCGCGGTTCGGTTGAAGGCAGAGGGCGAATCCTCCTACTGCTGGGATTCACTATGGCAACTCCAAGCATGCACTGGAGAAATTGTTACATTTTTTCTCAATGGTAAGACTTACCTTGGACATGGTTGCTGCCAAGCAATTAGGGTGATTGGACATGATTGCTGGCCCAACATTGTTGCCTCTCTAGGATTCACCAATGAAGAGACTGATGTGTTGGAGGGTTATTGTGATGAGGATGTTGTTCAttcacctccaccaccaccacaatctattattgacccaaaatatattGTTCCATAA